A DNA window from Bdellovibrio sp. BCCA contains the following coding sequences:
- a CDS encoding C1 family peptidase: protein MRNYLKPGRAAIALTLSLYVSHALAQPSFDRPGLKEMTQEESQKLHKRKIKKVHPNRLGLERVNKERRQKGQAPLVTDTSAPEMEFDDAQNGAKNTNTAPETTALGSAPAQVDNSVLPSFPAIANQGAQGSCVAWATTYYLMSHEVCLTLGCDNKTARARVYSPKWTYNMINGGVDNGSYFSDAFSVLEKHGAALLTDFPYDGNYLGWDMTSEHWKRAINSRMKTMSYTSINTDAGIANVKQMLANGHVVVVGTYINSWVYRTVQANPNVGSNPFVGQAIATYMNGTVAGHAITIVGYDDTIWTDINGNGVVEAQEVGAFKFANSFGNTWKNQGYSWVSYDALRATSTVPGFAPAGRVQLTQSGTAFYTTYTPYTPKLLAEVNMSHALRSQASLQFGSSSNTATSPSMTWTPSAFVNRGGGYAFDGTTVEKSGTFYFDISSLAGSDVSTQKFYLNMKDSAAGSALTTSAFNVINASVGNTLMSAPGVPMAVDATTKTLVAGTTPAPTPTPTPTPTPTPSPSDTIAPTAPNYFTANLETYQRNRRARVVLNWKGATDNVGVAKYYIYRNNVRIATTTSLTYTDGNISKGVNHTYQVSAVDAAGNESPRSFPITGMWQ, encoded by the coding sequence ATGAGAAATTATTTAAAACCTGGCAGAGCCGCGATCGCTCTGACATTAAGTCTGTACGTTTCTCATGCATTGGCTCAGCCGAGCTTCGATCGACCGGGTCTTAAGGAGATGACCCAAGAAGAATCACAAAAACTTCACAAACGAAAAATTAAAAAAGTTCATCCGAACCGCCTGGGCTTAGAGCGCGTAAACAAAGAACGCCGTCAAAAAGGCCAGGCTCCTCTGGTTACAGATACGTCTGCTCCAGAGATGGAATTTGATGACGCTCAAAATGGCGCTAAAAACACGAATACAGCACCCGAGACCACAGCTTTGGGATCTGCGCCTGCGCAAGTCGACAACTCTGTGCTGCCTTCATTCCCAGCGATTGCCAATCAAGGCGCCCAGGGTTCTTGTGTCGCTTGGGCCACGACTTACTATCTTATGAGCCACGAAGTGTGTTTGACTTTGGGTTGCGACAACAAGACAGCTCGCGCTCGCGTTTATTCACCGAAGTGGACTTACAACATGATCAACGGTGGGGTTGATAATGGATCTTATTTCTCTGATGCGTTTTCTGTCTTAGAAAAACACGGAGCCGCTTTACTAACAGACTTCCCTTACGACGGTAATTACCTCGGTTGGGATATGACATCAGAGCACTGGAAACGTGCGATTAACTCACGCATGAAAACCATGAGCTACACAAGCATCAACACGGACGCCGGAATTGCGAACGTAAAACAAATGCTTGCGAATGGTCACGTTGTTGTGGTGGGAACTTACATCAACAGTTGGGTTTACAGAACCGTGCAAGCCAACCCGAATGTCGGCTCAAATCCTTTCGTAGGGCAAGCGATCGCCACTTATATGAATGGCACAGTCGCAGGTCACGCAATCACGATCGTGGGATATGATGACACGATCTGGACAGACATCAATGGCAATGGAGTTGTGGAAGCTCAAGAAGTCGGCGCCTTTAAATTCGCCAACTCTTTTGGTAACACTTGGAAAAACCAAGGTTACTCCTGGGTTTCCTACGATGCTCTTAGAGCGACATCAACAGTGCCGGGCTTTGCTCCCGCAGGCCGTGTGCAACTGACACAAAGTGGAACTGCGTTCTATACAACATACACTCCTTACACACCAAAACTTTTGGCAGAAGTGAATATGTCCCACGCCTTGCGTTCGCAAGCTTCGTTGCAATTCGGATCTTCTTCGAACACAGCAACAAGTCCTTCTATGACGTGGACTCCATCAGCCTTCGTCAATCGCGGTGGTGGTTATGCGTTTGACGGAACGACAGTGGAAAAATCCGGCACTTTCTACTTTGATATTTCTTCATTGGCTGGTTCTGATGTGAGCACACAGAAGTTTTATCTAAACATGAAGGACAGTGCTGCAGGTTCTGCATTGACGACTTCAGCGTTTAACGTGATTAACGCCAGCGTTGGAAATACATTGATGTCAGCGCCGGGCGTTCCTATGGCAGTAGACGCGACAACAAAAACATTGGTCGCAGGAACAACACCAGCGCCAACTCCTACACCTACACCGACACCGACACCCACTCCAAGTCCGTCGGATACGATTGCCCCAACAGCTCCAAACTACTTCACGGCAAATCTTGAAACTTATCAAAGAAACAGAAGAGCCCGAGTTGTTTTGAACTGGAAAGGCGCTACAGACAATGTGGGAGTTGCAAAATACTACATCTATAGAAACAACGTTCGTATCGCGACAACGACATCGTTGACATACACGGACGGCAATATTTCCAAAGGTGTGAACCACACATACCAAGTGTCAGCCGTCGACGCCGCAGGAAATGAATCACCAAGATCATTCCCAATCACAGGAATGTGGCAGTAA
- a CDS encoding ZrgA family zinc uptake protein — MLKVLMFSALVFAAREQGAHVHGAGKVSMGFDGKKGKIEMEIPADTLFGFEHEARSKQDKQKKEEALKKLEDKISEMIVFDSSLKCEIKKEIFEVNQEKNHADVDAEFSVTCQAPVAGSSVSFHFSKVFSRLKKVQVDVIADGVQKSAQVLKNGDSLDLK; from the coding sequence ATGTTAAAAGTTCTTATGTTCTCAGCATTGGTTTTTGCAGCTCGCGAACAAGGTGCCCACGTTCATGGCGCCGGTAAAGTCAGTATGGGGTTTGACGGCAAAAAGGGAAAAATCGAAATGGAAATTCCCGCCGACACTCTTTTCGGCTTCGAACACGAAGCCCGCTCTAAGCAAGATAAACAGAAAAAAGAAGAAGCGCTGAAAAAACTGGAAGATAAAATTTCGGAGATGATCGTTTTTGATTCCTCATTGAAGTGTGAAATCAAAAAAGAGATCTTTGAGGTGAACCAGGAAAAAAATCATGCGGACGTAGATGCTGAATTTTCTGTCACTTGTCAGGCTCCTGTGGCGGGCAGTTCCGTTTCTTTCCATTTTTCGAAAGTATTTTCGCGTTTAAAGAAAGTTCAAGTAGACGTGATTGCTGATGGAGTGCAAAAGTCAGCACAAGTACTGAAGAATGGAGACAGTCTTGACCTCAAGTAA
- a CDS encoding RsmB/NOP family class I SAM-dependent RNA methyltransferase — MKIHKHLVETIIGALDEVFEQGQYADKVIQRNLKAQKQWGSRDRRFFAESVYEIVRWERLLSYLADDNDFWKIWGAYWVRQGHELPDWEELDGLSAKDVQTRMKDIPSFAIAQSIPDWMEQRLAQELGPDYKDVVRALNQPAEVFLRTNILKTTPDELLKTLAEAGISAVKVSPDLPHALKLTERKNVFITEPFKKGLFEVQDAASQMVVPLLDVQPGHRVVDACAGAGGKSLHMASLMKNKGKIISLDIHEWKLQELKVRARRDGVDVIETRVIDSSKVIKRLYDTADRVLLDVPCSGMGVLRRNPDSKWKLSNDEIARLHDLQYEILTSYCDITKKGGQLVYATCSLLPSENEKQIERFLAEHGERWTLVKQIHLRPDKEGFDGFYAALLKRN; from the coding sequence TTGAAGATTCATAAGCATCTCGTAGAAACTATTATTGGCGCCCTTGACGAAGTTTTTGAACAGGGGCAGTACGCAGACAAAGTTATTCAGCGCAATCTCAAAGCGCAAAAACAATGGGGCTCTCGCGACAGAAGATTTTTTGCAGAGTCCGTCTACGAGATCGTCCGTTGGGAACGTCTTCTCAGTTATCTTGCTGATGACAACGACTTCTGGAAAATCTGGGGAGCTTATTGGGTTCGCCAAGGTCACGAGCTTCCTGACTGGGAAGAGCTTGACGGCCTTTCCGCGAAAGACGTGCAAACTCGCATGAAAGACATTCCGTCCTTCGCGATTGCGCAGTCTATTCCTGATTGGATGGAGCAGCGTTTAGCGCAAGAGTTGGGTCCTGATTACAAAGACGTGGTTCGCGCTTTGAATCAGCCTGCGGAAGTTTTTCTTCGTACGAATATTTTAAAAACAACTCCGGATGAATTGTTAAAGACTCTCGCTGAAGCAGGAATTTCTGCTGTGAAAGTGTCTCCGGATTTGCCTCATGCTTTGAAACTCACTGAACGCAAAAACGTATTCATCACAGAGCCTTTCAAGAAAGGTCTTTTTGAAGTTCAAGATGCGGCTTCGCAAATGGTGGTTCCATTGTTGGATGTGCAGCCAGGCCATCGCGTAGTCGATGCGTGTGCCGGCGCAGGTGGCAAGAGTTTGCACATGGCTTCACTCATGAAGAACAAGGGAAAGATTATTTCCTTGGATATTCACGAGTGGAAATTGCAAGAATTGAAAGTTCGCGCACGCCGCGACGGTGTGGACGTGATTGAAACGCGTGTGATTGATTCCAGCAAAGTGATCAAGCGTTTGTACGATACCGCAGATCGTGTATTGCTTGATGTTCCTTGTTCAGGAATGGGTGTTCTTCGTCGCAATCCGGATTCAAAGTGGAAACTTTCTAATGACGAAATTGCGCGTCTTCATGACTTGCAGTACGAAATTTTAACGAGCTATTGCGATATCACGAAAAAAGGCGGGCAGTTGGTTTACGCCACTTGCAGCCTTCTTCCGAGTGAAAATGAAAAACAGATCGAAAGATTCTTGGCGGAACACGGGGAGCGTTGGACTCTGGTAAAACAGATTCACCTTCGTCCAGACAAAGAAGGCTTCGACGGTTTTTATGCCGCTCTTTTAAAGCGAAACTAG
- a CDS encoding ABC transporter ATP-binding protein, with protein METVLTSSNILIEIRDLQYTYEGQTTPTLRIPEFSVVRGEELFLYGPSGTGKTTLLEMLSGVLKPSQGSLKILGCDFVQMSAAERDVFRAEHMGYVFQNFNLIPYLTVQENIELPLHLSAARRARLGSVDTEMVIRALCGNLGIGDLLGKKVGELSVGQQQRVAVARALLGKPDLLLADEPTSALDADHRERFLKLMFELSELYGTTVVFVSHDRSIEKLFTRSISLDSINKVV; from the coding sequence ATGGAGACAGTCTTGACCTCAAGTAACATCCTGATTGAGATCCGCGACCTGCAATACACTTACGAAGGTCAAACGACTCCTACTTTGCGCATTCCTGAATTCTCAGTGGTGCGTGGTGAGGAGTTGTTTCTTTATGGACCGAGCGGCACTGGTAAAACAACTTTGTTAGAAATGCTTTCGGGCGTTTTAAAACCCAGCCAGGGCAGCTTGAAAATTTTAGGTTGCGATTTCGTTCAGATGAGCGCGGCAGAAAGAGACGTTTTCCGTGCCGAGCACATGGGTTACGTTTTCCAGAATTTCAATTTGATTCCATATTTGACTGTTCAAGAAAATATTGAACTTCCCTTGCACTTAAGTGCCGCTCGTCGCGCGCGCTTAGGCAGTGTTGATACTGAAATGGTGATCCGTGCTCTGTGTGGGAACTTAGGTATCGGTGATTTGCTTGGAAAAAAAGTCGGGGAATTGAGTGTCGGCCAACAGCAACGTGTGGCTGTGGCTCGCGCGCTTTTAGGAAAACCTGATCTTCTTTTGGCTGACGAGCCCACATCCGCTTTGGATGCCGATCACCGCGAGAGATTTTTAAAACTGATGTTTGAGTTGTCAGAGCTTTATGGCACAACCGTGGTGTTTGTGTCCCATGACCGCAGCATAGAAAAACTTTTTACTCGTTCCATCTCGTTGGACTCCATTAACAAGGTTGTGTGA
- a CDS encoding DUF3299 domain-containing protein, whose amino-acid sequence MKKWVLAGVFILAAVTGAVIYQTMGSRGAALSGVEVDWRLLGEMDYITGKSSSELQALNGKPVKIPGFMVPLEDNSRDVVEFLLVPSPQACIHVPPPPPNQMVYVKMKKGTDVAVGPIWVYGTLNLVTKKSMYGDASFELVGEAVEPYK is encoded by the coding sequence ATGAAAAAGTGGGTTCTCGCAGGCGTATTTATATTAGCGGCCGTTACTGGCGCGGTGATCTATCAAACCATGGGTTCGCGTGGTGCCGCCTTGTCTGGTGTCGAGGTGGACTGGCGCTTGCTTGGAGAAATGGACTATATCACAGGCAAATCTTCTTCTGAGCTGCAGGCTTTGAATGGTAAGCCCGTTAAAATTCCTGGTTTTATGGTGCCTCTTGAAGACAACTCCCGCGATGTGGTGGAGTTTTTGCTCGTACCAAGCCCGCAAGCTTGTATTCACGTTCCGCCTCCGCCACCGAATCAAATGGTCTATGTGAAAATGAAAAAAGGCACAGATGTGGCGGTGGGACCTATCTGGGTTTACGGGACTTTGAATTTAGTTACAAAAAAATCCATGTACGGAGATGCGTCGTTCGAGCTCGTTGGTGAAGCTGTTGAGCCGTACAAATGA
- a CDS encoding GTP cyclohydrolase — protein sequence MEKLSQSLVSKFTKLQRRFESFLDNDFENKVEETERNQASFEASRDVSLVRGLSQGLPEDHIDRAIVVFSRLAMMFDAGVLLENHDSQWRAQAYFHKGVSQLLKNNGKTVVKLPDMTLMSVLKTDSRSMLEKLQLQHLDPDHKTTCLVIKASPDFAFILFSGMADLWLKEHIENVRRSLINGFAD from the coding sequence ATGGAAAAATTATCTCAATCTTTAGTTTCAAAATTCACAAAATTGCAAAGACGTTTTGAGTCTTTCTTGGACAACGATTTTGAAAATAAAGTGGAAGAGACAGAACGCAATCAAGCCAGCTTTGAAGCCTCTCGTGATGTCTCTTTGGTTCGTGGTTTGTCTCAAGGTTTACCAGAAGATCATATCGATCGCGCGATTGTTGTGTTTTCTCGCTTGGCGATGATGTTTGATGCGGGAGTTTTATTGGAAAATCACGACAGCCAATGGAGAGCACAAGCTTATTTCCATAAAGGTGTGAGCCAGCTTTTAAAGAACAACGGTAAAACTGTTGTGAAACTTCCCGACATGACTTTGATGTCAGTACTAAAAACGGATTCACGCTCGATGCTTGAAAAACTGCAGTTGCAACACCTTGATCCGGATCACAAAACGACATGCCTTGTGATTAAAGCAAGCCCCGACTTTGCGTTTATTTTATTTTCCGGCATGGCAGACTTGTGGCTCAAGGAACATATCGAAAACGTGCGCCGTTCCCTTATCAATGGATTTGCTGACTAA
- the nrdR gene encoding transcriptional regulator NrdR, which translates to MKCPFCGHADDRVLDTRVQKDGSIRRRRECLECKARFSTVETIMLAFPFIIKKDGRREPFSKEKILKGLQAACQKRPVSLAQIDAVVERISSWVVNRGESEISSRLIGKKVMAELKQLDDVAYIRFASVYRTFKDVQEFVETLEDAELLDFVDANNPQLSLTAMNFVENEKKPNETDSKTTSPRTRTPNPLSN; encoded by the coding sequence ATGAAATGCCCCTTTTGTGGACATGCAGACGACAGAGTTTTAGATACTCGAGTGCAGAAAGATGGCAGCATCCGCCGCCGTCGTGAATGTCTTGAGTGCAAAGCTCGTTTTTCGACAGTCGAGACGATCATGCTCGCCTTCCCGTTCATCATTAAAAAAGACGGACGCCGCGAACCTTTTAGCAAAGAGAAAATCTTAAAGGGTCTTCAAGCTGCCTGCCAAAAACGTCCTGTGAGCTTGGCACAGATTGATGCCGTGGTTGAAAGAATCTCTTCCTGGGTTGTGAACCGTGGTGAGAGTGAAATTTCATCTCGTCTTATCGGCAAAAAAGTGATGGCGGAATTAAAACAACTCGACGACGTGGCTTACATCCGCTTTGCGAGCGTGTACCGCACCTTCAAAGACGTCCAAGAGTTTGTGGAGACACTGGAAGACGCTGAACTGCTTGATTTTGTCGATGCAAATAATCCACAATTAAGTCTCACAGCGATGAACTTTGTAGAAAACGAAAAGAAACCAAATGAAACTGACAGCAAGACGACAAGCCCGCGAACTCGCACTCCAAATCCTCTTTCAAACTGA
- the nusB gene encoding transcription antitermination factor NusB: MKLTARRQARELALQILFQTEFAPQISYQTFLDVFEQSVDPEVIDYADLLVTGVQSNKAAVDSKIQASSAHWKVERMATIDRNILRIAVYEMKFAKDPIKENIAINEAVEIAKKYGTTESASFVNGLLDQVSKVH, from the coding sequence ATGAAACTGACAGCAAGACGACAAGCCCGCGAACTCGCACTCCAAATCCTCTTTCAAACTGAGTTCGCACCTCAGATCAGCTACCAAACATTCCTCGATGTTTTTGAGCAAAGTGTTGATCCAGAAGTGATCGACTACGCCGATCTTTTGGTCACAGGCGTGCAATCCAATAAAGCCGCTGTAGATTCTAAAATCCAAGCGTCGAGTGCTCACTGGAAAGTGGAGCGTATGGCGACGATCGATCGCAATATCTTGCGCATCGCTGTTTACGAAATGAAATTCGCCAAAGATCCTATTAAAGAAAACATCGCGATCAACGAAGCCGTTGAGATCGCGAAAAAATACGGAACGACAGAGTCTGCAAGTTTCGTAAATGGTCTTCTTGATCAAGTGAGCAAGGTGCACTAA
- a CDS encoding pyruvate, water dikinase regulatory protein, which translates to MSENENKTYTIYILSDSTGETAATMIRAALVQYSTKDINMIRCKNVRTETQAEAVIEECFERRGMLAYTVASQQLRNKIREMASGKGIPYFDLLGPLLSTLDVFFGEHSESHVGALRAVDERYFKRIEAIEYTVKHDDGKTFAELDKADIVLVGISRTSKTPLSIFLSHKGWKVANVPLVLDTPLPEELFKIDQRRIVGLIIDMDSLQRIRKSRLEKFGQDPGGEYASMAHIAKEIEYAEKIFKQNRRWPVFNVTERALEENASEIVRIIAARLGLPDSVIF; encoded by the coding sequence ATGAGCGAGAACGAAAACAAAACCTACACGATTTATATTCTTTCTGACAGTACAGGCGAAACAGCTGCGACGATGATTCGTGCCGCCTTGGTTCAGTATTCTACTAAAGACATCAATATGATTCGCTGTAAGAACGTGCGCACAGAGACTCAAGCCGAAGCTGTGATTGAAGAATGTTTTGAGCGCCGTGGAATGCTTGCTTATACGGTAGCCAGCCAGCAGCTTCGCAATAAGATTCGCGAAATGGCATCTGGAAAAGGCATTCCTTATTTTGATTTGCTGGGTCCTCTTTTGAGTACATTGGATGTGTTCTTTGGCGAGCACTCTGAATCTCATGTCGGTGCTCTTCGTGCAGTTGATGAAAGATATTTCAAACGCATTGAAGCGATTGAATACACCGTGAAACACGATGACGGAAAAACTTTCGCCGAACTGGATAAAGCTGACATCGTGTTAGTGGGCATTTCCCGCACAAGTAAAACTCCTTTGTCGATTTTCTTAAGCCACAAAGGCTGGAAGGTCGCCAACGTTCCTTTGGTTTTGGATACACCCCTGCCAGAAGAATTATTTAAGATCGATCAGCGTCGCATTGTCGGTTTGATTATCGATATGGATTCCTTGCAAAGAATTCGCAAAAGCCGTCTTGAAAAATTTGGTCAAGACCCTGGAGGCGAATACGCTTCCATGGCTCATATCGCCAAAGAAATTGAATATGCGGAAAAAATCTTCAAGCAGAATCGCCGCTGGCCCGTATTCAACGTCACCGAGCGTGCGCTAGAAGAAAATGCGAGCGAGATTGTTCGTATTATCGCCGCTCGCCTGGGATTGCCTGACAGCGTGATCTTTTAG
- the lgt gene encoding prolipoprotein diacylglyceryl transferase → MVHDFDPFALRISGDFGIRWYGLSYMMGFICAYLLITWLAKRQRAGLTPQMVGDFITYAAIGTLVGGRLGYVIFYGPDLFMKFKSTFPYWGVLAVNEGGMASHGGMIGIVLACLLYARKYSVNSLYLLDLVAVSGPIGVFFGRIANFINGELVGRPCDSTFPLAVKFPQDILQWPSQDMTKLTELVPVVEKVGVNREQWLELVDKFRFDMVSRDQVYSIMNKVIEGIQNGNTAAKEAIAPLLTPRYPSQLFAALGEGLFLFLILFLLWRKPRKPGFIAATFVLLYAIVRVGDEHFRMPDAHIGFQWLGLTRGQWLSIAMFAVGLILMFVWTRASSLKISGWGKGQSVKLYRK, encoded by the coding sequence GTGGTTCATGATTTCGATCCGTTTGCTCTAAGAATTTCCGGCGATTTTGGAATTCGTTGGTATGGCCTGTCTTACATGATGGGTTTTATCTGTGCTTATTTGCTGATTACTTGGTTGGCAAAAAGACAAAGAGCAGGCCTCACACCACAAATGGTCGGCGATTTTATCACGTATGCGGCGATCGGTACTTTGGTGGGCGGTCGTTTGGGCTACGTGATTTTCTATGGTCCGGATCTTTTCATGAAATTTAAATCCACATTTCCGTACTGGGGAGTGTTGGCGGTGAACGAAGGCGGTATGGCGAGCCACGGAGGCATGATCGGGATCGTGCTAGCGTGCTTGTTGTATGCTCGTAAATATTCTGTGAACTCTTTGTATCTTTTGGATCTTGTCGCAGTTTCTGGACCGATCGGTGTTTTCTTTGGTCGTATTGCCAACTTCATCAACGGAGAACTTGTGGGACGTCCTTGTGATTCGACGTTCCCTTTGGCTGTGAAATTCCCGCAAGATATTTTGCAGTGGCCATCACAAGATATGACAAAATTAACGGAGCTTGTGCCTGTTGTTGAAAAAGTCGGCGTGAACCGTGAACAATGGTTGGAGCTTGTTGATAAATTCCGTTTCGATATGGTTTCGCGCGATCAGGTTTATTCGATCATGAATAAAGTGATTGAAGGAATTCAAAACGGCAACACGGCAGCAAAAGAAGCGATTGCTCCGCTGTTGACACCTCGTTATCCGTCACAGCTTTTCGCGGCGTTGGGTGAAGGCCTTTTCTTATTCTTGATTCTTTTCTTGTTGTGGAGAAAACCACGCAAGCCAGGATTTATCGCAGCGACGTTTGTTTTGCTCTATGCGATCGTTCGCGTCGGTGATGAACACTTCCGTATGCCAGATGCACACATCGGCTTCCAATGGTTGGGCCTGACTCGTGGACAGTGGCTTTCAATCGCGATGTTTGCCGTCGGTTTAATTTTGATGTTTGTATGGACTCGTGCGAGTTCACTCAAGATCTCAGGTTGGGGAAAAGGACAATCCGTTAAGCTGTATCGCAAATAA
- the hisS gene encoding histidine--tRNA ligase, producing MSNKIQRVRGTRDLLPEDSLLFRFVEESAYEKSLLYGYGEIETPIFEFSDVFHRTLGETSDVVNKETYDFTDRGGESLTLRPEGTAGVARAFISEGMMQNLPLKFYYSGPMFRYERPQKGRYRQFYQLGAECLGYESPLADVECIALAWDILQKIGISAECTLEINTLGDVESRAAYREALVKYFTAHQDQLSADSKMRLEKNPLRILDSKDEGDKKLNANAPKLEQYLNETSQTFFKKVLEGIEKLGIPYKLNDHLVRGLDYYCHTVFEFTTSKLGAQGTVLAGGRYDGLIETMGGPRTPGVGWAAGIDRLADLTPKELAVKKEVLIAVVGADDQGEEEGVKVAYEIRARGLKAENFLSGKMGKKMQKANKVGANYALILGGNEVANKTVTIKNFATGEQTEITREALKTFEFKI from the coding sequence ATGAGCAATAAAATTCAAAGAGTTCGTGGCACACGCGATCTACTTCCAGAGGACAGTCTTCTTTTCCGTTTTGTCGAAGAATCAGCCTATGAGAAGTCCCTTTTGTACGGTTACGGAGAAATTGAAACTCCGATTTTTGAATTTTCTGACGTTTTTCATCGCACTTTGGGCGAAACGTCCGATGTTGTGAATAAAGAGACTTATGATTTTACAGATCGTGGCGGAGAAAGTCTCACATTAAGACCTGAGGGAACAGCGGGTGTGGCGCGCGCTTTTATCTCTGAAGGTATGATGCAGAACCTTCCATTAAAGTTTTATTATTCAGGTCCGATGTTTCGATATGAGCGACCACAAAAAGGACGATATCGCCAATTTTACCAATTGGGCGCAGAGTGTTTAGGTTATGAGTCCCCGCTTGCCGACGTGGAATGCATCGCACTTGCGTGGGATATCTTACAAAAAATCGGAATCTCTGCGGAGTGCACGCTTGAGATCAACACTTTAGGCGACGTTGAAAGTCGCGCAGCTTATCGCGAGGCTTTGGTAAAATACTTCACAGCTCACCAAGATCAACTGTCTGCGGATAGCAAAATGCGTTTAGAGAAAAATCCTTTGCGTATTTTAGATTCCAAAGATGAAGGCGACAAAAAACTCAATGCGAATGCGCCCAAACTTGAACAGTATTTAAACGAAACTTCACAAACTTTCTTTAAAAAAGTTTTGGAAGGTATTGAGAAGCTCGGCATCCCGTACAAGTTGAATGATCACTTGGTGCGTGGCCTTGATTACTACTGCCACACCGTTTTTGAATTCACGACATCGAAGCTCGGCGCCCAAGGCACTGTGCTTGCTGGTGGACGCTACGACGGTTTGATTGAAACTATGGGCGGCCCAAGAACTCCAGGTGTAGGTTGGGCTGCGGGTATTGATCGTTTGGCGGATTTAACTCCAAAAGAACTCGCGGTTAAAAAAGAAGTTTTGATTGCGGTGGTTGGAGCTGACGACCAAGGCGAAGAAGAGGGCGTAAAAGTCGCTTACGAAATTCGCGCGCGTGGTTTGAAGGCGGAAAATTTCTTATCAGGCAAGATGGGAAAGAAAATGCAGAAAGCGAACAAAGTCGGCGCGAACTACGCTTTGATTTTAGGTGGCAATGAAGTGGCAAATAAAACGGTCACAATTAAAAACTTCGCAACGGGTGAACAAACAGAAATCACTCGTGAGGCTCTGAAAACTTTTGAATTTAAAATTTAA